Proteins encoded in a region of the Flammeovirga yaeyamensis genome:
- a CDS encoding sigma-54 interaction domain-containing protein has product MENREILSIKQRFGIIGNAPSLNHAIQVATQVAATDLTVMITGESGSGKESFSKIIHQLSARKHGKFIAINCGAIPEGTIDSELFGHEKGSFTGANEARKGYFEVTDGGTIFLDEIGEMPVETQARLLRVLENKEFIRVGSSKVMKTDVRVVAATNVNLLKNVQKGKFREDLYYRLNTVPIQVPPLRERGNDIELLFRKFATDFAEQYHVQPLSLTAESKQILINFPFPGNIRQLKNLAEQMSALELDRVVEKQTMLKYLPSTSNQLAVLESDDKGLNERDLLYKVLFDMRQDMTDLKKIVLQLAKGNTNINSVIQENPQLFSGVMEDQPAASKSTPTETSLAVRQNTSPVNYTPTTRPPQENQPIIITNDDDYQNNTYDIDNMVEVEEEEESLSIEKKEKELIIKALQKNNNKRKYAAQDLGISERTLYRKIKQYELDE; this is encoded by the coding sequence ATGGAGAATAGAGAAATACTATCAATCAAACAACGATTCGGAATTATAGGTAACGCACCTAGCCTAAATCATGCTATACAAGTAGCCACCCAAGTAGCCGCAACAGACTTAACTGTTATGATTACAGGTGAAAGTGGTTCAGGTAAGGAATCATTCTCAAAAATCATTCATCAATTAAGTGCGAGGAAACACGGTAAATTTATTGCCATTAACTGTGGAGCAATTCCTGAAGGTACAATTGATTCAGAATTATTTGGACATGAAAAAGGATCTTTCACGGGAGCAAACGAGGCTAGAAAAGGTTATTTTGAAGTCACTGATGGAGGAACCATATTTCTTGATGAAATTGGAGAAATGCCTGTAGAAACACAAGCTAGATTACTTCGTGTTCTAGAAAATAAAGAGTTTATTCGTGTTGGATCTTCTAAAGTGATGAAAACTGATGTTCGAGTAGTTGCCGCTACCAATGTCAATTTGCTAAAGAATGTTCAAAAAGGAAAATTTAGAGAGGATTTATATTATCGTTTAAATACAGTTCCCATTCAAGTTCCTCCTTTAAGAGAAAGAGGAAATGATATTGAGCTTTTATTTAGAAAGTTTGCCACCGATTTTGCAGAACAATACCATGTTCAACCATTAAGTTTAACGGCAGAATCTAAGCAGATTTTAATCAACTTCCCTTTCCCAGGAAATATCAGACAACTTAAAAATCTAGCAGAGCAAATGTCTGCATTGGAGTTGGATAGGGTTGTCGAAAAACAGACTATGTTGAAATACTTACCTTCAACAAGTAATCAATTGGCTGTTTTGGAAAGTGATGATAAAGGTTTAAATGAAAGAGACCTCCTATACAAAGTACTTTTTGATATGCGTCAGGATATGACCGATCTGAAGAAGATTGTACTTCAATTGGCAAAAGGAAATACGAACATCAACAGTGTTATCCAGGAAAACCCCCAATTATTTAGTGGGGTGATGGAAGATCAGCCGGCAGCATCAAAAAGCACCCCTACAGAAACTTCTTTGGCAGTTCGCCAAAATACGTCTCCTGTAAACTATACTCCTACTACAAGACCACCCCAAGAGAACCAACCGATTATCATTACAAATGATGATGATTATCAAAATAATACGTATGACATTGATAACATGGTTGAAGTTGAGGAAGAGGAAGAGTCGTTATCAATAGAAAAGAAAGAAAAGGAGCTGATTATCAAAGCTCTTCAGAAAAACAATAATAAAAGAAAGTACGCTGCACAAGATTTAGGTATCTCTGAACGTACATTGTATAGAAAGATCAAACAATATGAACTTGATGAATAA
- the lpdA gene encoding dihydrolipoyl dehydrogenase, which yields MTYDLTVIGSGPGGYIAAIRAAQLGMKVALIEKYNTLGGTCLNVGCIPSKALLDSSELYHQAVHRFADHGLEVETPKIDFGKMIARKGEVVKQTTDGIGFLMKKNKIEVYQGFGSFVDKNTIKIDGEESKVINSKKTIIATGSKPVMLPFIEFDKKRVITSTEALELKEIPKHLIVIGGGVIGLELGSVYARLGAEVTVVEYADSLIPTMDVAMGKEMQRVLKKEGFKFNLKTKVESVKVEGEEVVVKATDKKGKEVEIKGDYCLVSIGRRPYTDKLNFEEIGGKLDAKGRIEVNENLETAVEGIYAIGDVIKGAMLAHKAEEEGVFVAEHINGQKPHINYKLIPGVVYTWPEVASVGYTEQELKESKRAYKAGSFPFRASGRARASMDIDGLVKVLADKETDEILGMHIIGPRAADMISEGVVAMEYRASAEDISRMSHAHPTYSEAIKEACLAATGDRALNM from the coding sequence ATGACATACGACTTAACAGTTATCGGTTCCGGTCCTGGCGGTTATATTGCTGCAATTAGAGCAGCCCAATTAGGAATGAAAGTAGCGTTAATTGAAAAATACAATACTTTAGGAGGAACATGTTTAAATGTTGGATGTATTCCATCAAAAGCGCTTTTAGATTCGTCTGAATTGTATCATCAAGCTGTTCACCGTTTTGCTGATCATGGTCTTGAAGTAGAGACACCAAAGATTGATTTTGGTAAAATGATCGCTCGAAAAGGTGAGGTAGTAAAGCAAACTACAGATGGTATCGGCTTTTTGATGAAAAAAAATAAAATTGAGGTTTACCAAGGTTTCGGTTCTTTTGTTGATAAGAACACAATCAAAATCGATGGTGAAGAATCAAAAGTAATCAACTCAAAAAAGACAATTATTGCTACAGGTTCTAAGCCAGTGATGTTACCATTTATCGAATTCGATAAGAAGAGAGTGATTACTTCTACAGAAGCTTTAGAGCTAAAAGAAATTCCTAAGCACCTTATCGTGATCGGTGGTGGTGTAATTGGTCTTGAATTAGGTTCTGTATATGCTCGTTTAGGCGCTGAAGTAACAGTAGTTGAATACGCAGATTCTCTTATCCCAACTATGGATGTAGCCATGGGTAAAGAAATGCAAAGAGTATTAAAGAAAGAAGGATTCAAATTTAACTTAAAAACTAAAGTTGAATCTGTAAAAGTGGAAGGTGAAGAAGTAGTTGTGAAAGCTACGGATAAGAAAGGCAAAGAAGTAGAAATTAAAGGTGATTATTGCTTAGTTTCTATTGGTCGTCGTCCTTACACTGATAAATTAAACTTTGAAGAAATCGGTGGTAAACTTGATGCGAAAGGTAGAATTGAAGTAAATGAAAACCTTGAGACTGCTGTAGAAGGAATCTATGCAATCGGTGATGTGATCAAAGGAGCAATGTTGGCTCACAAAGCTGAAGAAGAAGGTGTATTCGTAGCAGAACACATCAATGGTCAAAAACCACATATCAATTATAAATTGATTCCAGGTGTTGTATACACATGGCCTGAGGTAGCTTCTGTAGGTTATACAGAGCAAGAATTGAAAGAATCAAAGAGAGCTTATAAAGCGGGTTCATTCCCATTCAGAGCATCAGGTAGAGCAAGAGCATCTATGGATATCGATGGATTGGTAAAAGTACTTGCTGATAAGGAAACGGACGAAATCTTAGGTATGCACATCATCGGACCACGTGCTGCAGATATGATTTCTGAAGGGGTTGTTGCAATGGAATACAGAGCGTCTGCAGAAGATATTTCTAGAATGTCTCATGCTCACCCTACTTATTCTGAGGCTATCAAGGAAGCTTGTTTAGCAGCTACAGGAGATAGAGCATTAAATATGTAA
- the lptE gene encoding LPS assembly lipoprotein LptE, producing the protein MNKNNFIKYLFLLSTLVLSGCAGVKFTFSGVNIDPNIKTFSIEPYTNEAGDGPATMAFQFTDDFTQYILRNTSLLPAEQGQKGDIEFSGAITGYRVTPVSPGGGETQQTQQQRLTITVKTNFINNYDDEKSFDQGFSFFYDFSGNQTVQQVETEAIDVIFEQIIYDTFQKALADW; encoded by the coding sequence ATGAATAAAAACAACTTCATTAAATATTTATTCCTATTATCAACACTCGTTTTATCGGGTTGTGCTGGAGTAAAATTTACTTTTTCTGGTGTTAATATCGATCCAAATATCAAAACATTTTCGATTGAGCCTTACACCAATGAAGCTGGAGATGGTCCTGCAACTATGGCCTTTCAATTCACCGATGATTTCACTCAATATATTTTGAGAAACACTTCTCTTTTACCTGCAGAACAAGGTCAGAAAGGTGATATAGAATTTAGTGGTGCAATTACAGGTTATAGAGTCACTCCTGTATCGCCTGGTGGTGGAGAAACTCAACAAACGCAACAACAACGTTTGACTATCACAGTAAAAACGAATTTCATTAATAACTACGATGATGAAAAAAGTTTTGATCAAGGGTTTTCATTTTTCTACGACTTTTCAGGGAACCAAACGGTTCAACAAGTAGAAACAGAAGCAATTGATGTGATTTTTGAACAGATTATTTACGATACTTTCCAAAAAGCATTAGCAGATTGGTAA
- the odhB gene encoding 2-oxoglutarate dehydrogenase complex dihydrolipoyllysine-residue succinyltransferase, with translation MSLQMTVPAVGESITEVTVAKWLVEDGDTVELDDVLCELESDKATFELVAEADGVIKIADTAQEDAVLEIGALLCTIEEGEGAPKAAAAAEAAPASTDAPKATGEVLDMVVPTVGESISEVTIATWAKEDGDFVELDDLLCEIESDKATFELTAEGQGILRVIAQEGDTLEIGAPICKIEIMEGTAPSEASSEAAPAAAAPTAAVSGNDTYATGHASPAAAKILAEKGIDPSTVKGTGVDGRITKEDAEKAQKSAPAPKKAAASKEAAPAAPTAAPGERVQRREKMTALRKTVSRRLVSVKNETAMLTTFNEVDMKPVMDLRKKYKEMFKDKHEIGLGFMSFFTKAVTVALKEWPAVNAYIDGNELVYNDYCDVSIAVSAPKGLVVPVIRNAESLSLANIEKEVRRLALKARDNKLTIPEMEGGTFTITNGGVFGSMLSTPIINAPQSAILGMHNIVERPVAINGEVHIRPIMYVALSYDHRIIDGRESVSFLKRVKELLEDPIRLLLDV, from the coding sequence ATGAGCTTACAAATGACCGTTCCAGCTGTCGGTGAATCGATCACTGAAGTAACCGTTGCAAAATGGTTGGTAGAAGACGGCGACACTGTAGAACTAGATGATGTTCTATGTGAACTAGAATCAGACAAAGCAACTTTCGAATTAGTAGCAGAAGCAGATGGCGTCATCAAGATCGCTGATACTGCACAAGAAGATGCTGTTTTAGAGATTGGTGCATTACTTTGTACTATTGAGGAAGGTGAAGGTGCTCCAAAAGCTGCTGCAGCTGCAGAAGCGGCTCCTGCTTCAACAGATGCTCCAAAAGCAACTGGCGAAGTATTGGATATGGTAGTACCTACAGTGGGTGAGTCTATTTCAGAAGTAACTATTGCGACTTGGGCAAAAGAAGATGGCGATTTTGTAGAATTGGATGATCTTCTTTGTGAAATCGAGTCAGACAAAGCAACTTTTGAATTAACAGCTGAAGGACAAGGTATTCTAAGAGTTATTGCTCAAGAGGGTGATACATTAGAAATCGGTGCTCCAATTTGTAAGATTGAAATTATGGAAGGTACTGCTCCTTCTGAGGCTTCATCAGAAGCGGCTCCTGCAGCAGCAGCTCCAACAGCAGCTGTATCTGGAAACGATACCTATGCAACAGGTCATGCATCGCCAGCAGCAGCGAAAATTTTAGCAGAAAAAGGGATCGATCCTTCAACAGTTAAAGGAACTGGCGTTGATGGTCGTATCACTAAAGAGGATGCTGAGAAAGCACAAAAATCAGCTCCTGCTCCTAAGAAAGCAGCGGCATCGAAAGAAGCAGCTCCAGCAGCACCAACTGCTGCTCCAGGCGAAAGAGTTCAAAGAAGAGAGAAAATGACTGCTCTTCGTAAGACAGTTTCTCGTCGTTTAGTTTCTGTGAAGAACGAAACGGCAATGTTGACTACATTCAATGAAGTCGACATGAAACCTGTAATGGATCTTCGTAAGAAGTACAAGGAGATGTTTAAGGACAAGCACGAAATCGGATTAGGTTTTATGTCGTTCTTTACAAAAGCAGTAACTGTAGCACTTAAAGAGTGGCCTGCAGTAAATGCATACATTGATGGTAATGAGTTAGTATATAACGATTACTGTGATGTCTCGATTGCCGTATCAGCACCTAAAGGTCTTGTAGTTCCTGTCATTAGAAATGCAGAGTCTTTAAGTCTTGCAAATATTGAAAAAGAGGTAAGACGTTTAGCGTTAAAAGCTAGAGATAACAAATTGACAATTCCAGAAATGGAAGGAGGTACATTTACTATTACAAATGGTGGTGTATTTGGTTCGATGTTATCAACGCCAATCATCAACGCTCCTCAATCAGCTATTTTGGGTATGCACAACATTGTGGAACGTCCAGTAGCAATCAACGGAGAAGTTCACATTCGTCCAATCATGTATGTGGCATTATCATATGATCACAGAATTATTGATGGTCGTGAGTCTGTTAGCTTCTTGAAGAGAGTCAAAGAGTTATTAGAAGATCCAATTAGACTATTATTGGATGTTTAA
- the secG gene encoding preprotein translocase subunit SecG: MMTFFIILIGIVCVLLILLVLAQDSKGGGFTGDMGAASSSMMGARRASSWIENATWVLAISLAVLSIGVNMFISNGDSANVKTSTSVENATEMTVPTLPETQPEAPAEAPAE, translated from the coding sequence ATGATGACATTTTTTATAATCCTTATCGGTATTGTTTGTGTGCTTCTAATCTTATTAGTATTAGCACAAGACTCTAAAGGTGGTGGATTTACAGGAGATATGGGCGCGGCAAGTAGCTCTATGATGGGTGCAAGAAGAGCATCAAGCTGGATTGAAAACGCTACTTGGGTGTTAGCAATTTCTTTAGCTGTATTGTCGATTGGCGTAAACATGTTTATCTCAAATGGCGACTCAGCAAACGTAAAGACTTCTACAAGTGTAGAGAATGCAACTGAAATGACAGTTCCTACACTTCCTGAAACTCAACCTGAAGCTCCAGCGGAAGCTCCAGCAGAGTAA
- a CDS encoding BamA/TamA family outer membrane protein codes for MRRVTTTILLSLLSFCVLANGINDNETKKEKKKDEEVKQGQLYMAPLPVLASNPAFGFIYGFAASGGMFLGDPSTTKMSSALVTATYSTKKQLMFTIKSNAYSANNEWFFQGDWRLFYSSQPTYGLGTGPQSDILVTEDGGFKLGDYKDGVHEGELMEFDLVRFHQTALKQIKPNVYLGLGYHLDMYSNINDQLLDLESDPQVITNHYAYSQIHGFDHEGYTTSGVSLNAVYDSRDNVANPYTGRFLNAQFRYMPTWLGSDQTASTLWLEYRDYFSLSKKNPRNVLAIWTYGNFHTSGNLPYMALPSLGWDQMGRSGRAFPQGRFRGNDIFYSEIEWRIPVPIIQRNKDLLGAVVFANCTTVSSHDLNVQLFDHLKAAVGVGARVMINKRSRTNLALDYGWGSDGAGAFYLSLNEYF; via the coding sequence ATGAGAAGAGTAACTACAACGATCTTACTAAGTTTATTATCGTTTTGTGTTTTAGCAAATGGTATTAACGACAATGAAACGAAAAAAGAAAAGAAAAAGGATGAGGAAGTGAAGCAGGGGCAATTGTACATGGCACCATTGCCTGTATTAGCATCAAACCCAGCTTTTGGATTTATTTATGGATTTGCTGCATCAGGTGGTATGTTCTTGGGAGATCCTAGTACTACGAAAATGTCAAGTGCTTTAGTTACGGCGACATATTCTACTAAAAAACAATTGATGTTCACCATTAAATCAAATGCTTATTCAGCAAATAATGAGTGGTTCTTCCAAGGTGACTGGAGATTATTTTATTCTTCACAGCCTACATATGGTTTAGGTACAGGTCCTCAATCAGATATCTTAGTAACTGAAGATGGAGGTTTCAAATTAGGTGATTATAAAGATGGTGTTCATGAAGGAGAACTAATGGAATTTGATCTTGTAAGATTCCATCAAACAGCCTTAAAGCAAATTAAACCAAATGTATATTTAGGTTTAGGATACCACTTGGATATGTATTCTAATATTAATGATCAATTACTTGATTTGGAAAGCGATCCTCAAGTAATCACAAACCATTATGCTTATAGCCAAATTCATGGTTTTGATCACGAAGGTTATACAACATCAGGTGTGTCATTAAACGCGGTTTATGATAGTAGAGATAATGTAGCAAACCCTTACACAGGTCGTTTCCTTAATGCACAGTTTAGATATATGCCTACTTGGTTAGGTAGTGATCAGACGGCTTCAACATTATGGTTGGAATATAGAGACTACTTCAGTCTTTCTAAAAAGAACCCAAGAAATGTATTGGCAATTTGGACGTATGGTAACTTCCATACATCAGGTAACTTACCCTATATGGCATTGCCATCTTTAGGATGGGATCAAATGGGACGTTCCGGTAGAGCATTCCCTCAAGGTCGTTTTAGAGGTAATGATATTTTCTATTCTGAGATCGAATGGAGAATTCCAGTGCCAATCATTCAAAGAAATAAAGATTTGTTAGGAGCAGTAGTTTTTGCTAACTGTACAACAGTATCGTCACACGATTTGAACGTACAATTATTTGATCATTTAAAAGCAGCAGTCGGTGTGGGTGCTAGAGTAATGATTAATAAGAGATCAAGAACCAACTTAGCATTAGATTATGGTTGGGGTTCAGATGGTGCAGGAGCGTTTTACTTGAGCTTAAACGAATACTTCTAA